A genomic window from Companilactobacillus alimentarius DSM 20249 includes:
- a CDS encoding ABC transporter ATP-binding protein — translation MKVLMPYIKRYRKDVYIALISVIALVFATLWQPRLLQVIMNAILKGDRNVIFQQGIVLIGLAIVGIIAGVINTVYSAHVALGVATDLRSDLYGKVQTFAYADVERFSASNLVVRMTNDINQIQQIVMAGFQQVSRIPLLFIGAFILAMVTMPQQWWVLLVMMVIVLAVSWYTYQKMGDYFAQTQQNIEDVNTVARENLMGIRVVKSFVQEPHEITKFSKSSDKLTKVTAKVGYTFAILMPIFFLTANIAVVLAVYLVGKNLTVHPTYLAAITSFISYLMQILFAVINGGFLMIAASRAKISMGRIGEVMETKPSMEYVKGDSKPVDGDIEFDHVTFTYPGDSSPTLKDISFKVKVGEMIGIVGATGSGKTTMAQLIARLYDPDSGVIRVGGTDVRQLSEASLRKTVAYVLQRSTLFSGTISANLRQVKDDATPVQMQWAANVAQASEFIERLPQTYDAPVEERSSNFSGGQKQRLSITRGVIAEPKILILDDATSALDAQSEKLVQEALDRDLKKTTTVVIAEKISSILRADRILVLDNGKIVGNGNHKELVAHNSVYQKIYFTQKAQKGAMS, via the coding sequence ATGAAGGTATTAATGCCTTATATTAAGCGTTATCGAAAGGACGTTTACATTGCACTTATTTCGGTAATTGCTTTGGTATTCGCAACACTTTGGCAGCCACGTTTGTTGCAAGTGATAATGAATGCAATTTTGAAGGGTGACAGGAATGTTATTTTTCAACAGGGAATAGTTTTGATCGGATTGGCTATAGTTGGAATCATTGCTGGGGTCATCAATACCGTCTATTCCGCCCATGTTGCTTTAGGAGTGGCAACGGATCTTCGAAGTGATTTATATGGGAAGGTTCAGACTTTTGCCTACGCTGATGTTGAGAGATTCTCAGCTTCTAACTTGGTCGTAAGAATGACTAATGATATTAACCAGATTCAACAAATTGTTATGGCTGGCTTTCAGCAAGTGAGCCGAATTCCTCTATTATTTATTGGGGCCTTTATTTTGGCCATGGTAACGATGCCACAGCAGTGGTGGGTTTTGTTGGTAATGATGGTGATTGTTTTAGCTGTCAGTTGGTATACCTATCAAAAGATGGGAGATTACTTTGCCCAGACTCAACAAAATATTGAAGATGTTAATACGGTAGCTCGTGAGAACTTGATGGGTATTCGTGTTGTAAAGTCATTTGTCCAAGAGCCACACGAGATTACTAAATTTTCCAAGTCATCAGATAAATTGACGAAAGTTACGGCTAAAGTTGGTTACACATTTGCAATTTTGATGCCAATATTCTTTTTGACAGCCAATATAGCGGTAGTCTTAGCAGTTTATTTAGTAGGGAAGAATTTAACAGTCCATCCGACATATTTGGCAGCAATAACTAGTTTTATTTCTTACTTGATGCAAATTCTTTTTGCGGTGATCAATGGAGGATTTCTAATGATTGCCGCTTCAAGAGCTAAGATCTCTATGGGAAGAATCGGCGAAGTCATGGAAACAAAACCTAGTATGGAATATGTTAAGGGTGATTCTAAGCCAGTTGATGGTGACATCGAATTCGACCATGTGACGTTCACTTACCCAGGAGATAGTTCACCTACCTTAAAGGACATTAGTTTCAAAGTAAAAGTTGGCGAGATGATTGGTATCGTTGGGGCTACTGGTTCTGGTAAAACCACTATGGCTCAACTTATTGCTCGGTTATATGATCCAGATTCTGGCGTGATACGAGTTGGCGGAACTGATGTAAGACAGCTTTCAGAAGCATCGTTACGTAAAACTGTGGCCTATGTACTGCAACGTTCAACACTATTTTCAGGAACAATCTCGGCTAATTTACGTCAAGTAAAAGACGACGCTACACCAGTACAAATGCAATGGGCCGCAAATGTTGCTCAAGCCTCAGAATTTATCGAGCGCTTGCCTCAGACTTATGATGCACCAGTTGAAGAACGTTCTTCGAATTTCTCAGGTGGACAAAAACAACGTTTGTCGATCACACGTGGGGTAATTGCAGAACCTAAAATTTTAATTCTTGATGATGCCACTTCGGCACTGGATGCTCAATCTGAAAAACTAGTCCAAGAAGCACTGGATCGGGATTTGAAGAAAACTACGACGGTTGTAATTGCAGAGAAAATCTCTTCGATTTTGCGAGCTGATCGAATTTTAGTTTTAGATAATGGAAAAATTGTCGGTAATGGCAATCATAAAGAGTTGGTAGCACATAACTCGGTTTATCAAAAAATTTACTTTACTCAAAAAGCACAAAAGGGGGCAATGTCGTGA
- the dnaB gene encoding replicative DNA helicase, producing MNNDITSRIPPNDKDAEQAVLGAVFLSQDALIEAMEYVDAEDFYQHANQLVFQAMMNLNDEEEPVDVVTVQNELDRQNQIEDIGGVSYLAELANAVPTAANTVYYAKIVKNKSVLRRLINAATSIVTRSFEEDEDVDSIIDQSEKDIMDVSENRNHKGFRRISDVVKASFEDIDKLYDQDSDVTGLSTGYKDLDAMTTGLHKDELIILAARPGVGKTAFALNLAQNAATKSNATVAIFSLEMGAEQLVNRMLCSEGSIDANSLRTGKLDENQWNSLVVAMGSLSRTNVYIDDTPGVKMAEIRSKCRRLLKESGKLDLVIVDYLQLIEGTGQENRQQEVSVISRGMKKLAKELHVPIIALSQLSRGVEARQDKRPMLSDIRESGSIEQDADIVAFLYRDDYYRDEDGDDNSGDQEEPEDQDVGEVEVIISKNRSGPRGTAKLLFVKSYNKFSSIANIPEN from the coding sequence ATGAATAATGATATAACTTCAAGAATACCGCCCAATGATAAGGATGCTGAGCAAGCCGTATTAGGAGCGGTTTTTCTTAGTCAAGACGCTTTAATTGAAGCGATGGAATATGTTGACGCAGAAGATTTTTATCAACATGCCAATCAATTAGTCTTTCAAGCTATGATGAATTTAAACGATGAAGAAGAACCAGTTGATGTTGTTACGGTTCAAAATGAGCTTGATCGTCAGAATCAAATTGAAGATATTGGTGGAGTTAGTTATTTAGCCGAACTGGCTAATGCTGTTCCCACAGCTGCAAATACTGTTTATTATGCAAAAATTGTCAAAAATAAATCGGTGTTGCGACGCTTGATCAATGCAGCGACTAGTATTGTTACACGGAGTTTTGAAGAAGATGAAGATGTTGATAGTATCATCGATCAATCTGAAAAAGATATTATGGATGTCTCTGAAAATAGAAATCACAAAGGTTTTCGAAGAATCTCTGATGTCGTAAAGGCTTCATTTGAAGATATTGATAAACTCTATGATCAAGATAGCGATGTTACCGGTTTGTCAACGGGATATAAAGACCTCGATGCAATGACGACTGGTTTACATAAAGATGAATTAATTATTTTGGCAGCTCGTCCGGGTGTTGGTAAAACTGCCTTTGCTTTGAATCTAGCTCAAAACGCTGCGACAAAGTCTAATGCGACTGTAGCGATATTCTCTTTGGAAATGGGTGCGGAACAGTTAGTAAACCGTATGCTTTGTTCTGAAGGAAGTATTGACGCTAATTCTTTACGGACGGGTAAATTGGATGAGAATCAATGGAATAGTTTAGTTGTTGCTATGGGGAGTTTATCAAGAACAAATGTTTATATTGATGACACTCCAGGTGTGAAGATGGCTGAAATTAGATCCAAATGTCGTCGACTTTTGAAAGAGAGTGGCAAATTGGATCTAGTGATCGTCGATTATTTACAATTGATCGAAGGAACTGGTCAAGAGAATAGACAACAAGAAGTTTCCGTTATCTCGCGTGGAATGAAAAAATTAGCAAAAGAGCTTCATGTACCAATAATCGCGCTATCACAGCTTTCTCGTGGTGTGGAAGCAAGACAAGATAAAAGACCAATGTTGTCAGATATCCGTGAATCTGGTTCAATTGAACAGGATGCTGATATCGTTGCCTTTCTTTATCGTGATGATTATTATCGTGATGAAGATGGCGATGACAATAGTGGTGATCAAGAAGAACCTGAGGATCAAGATGTTGGCGAAGTTGAAGTCATCATCAGTAAGAACCGTTCTGGTCCAAGAGGTACAGCAAAACTATTGTTTGTGAAATCTTATAATAAGTTTTCATCAATAGCGAATATTCCAGAAAATTAA
- the rplI gene encoding 50S ribosomal protein L9 produces MKVIFLTDVRGKGKKGEVKNVATGYAQNFLIKNRQAIEATKANIAKLQAEQNREAKDYEAEKAEAKVLKGKIEDDKTVVEVLAKSGADGKLFGSVTTKKIADELNKQYQIKVDKHKMELNDGIKSLGYINVPVKLFEGIEATIRVHVAEKK; encoded by the coding sequence ATGAAAGTTATTTTCCTAACAGATGTTAGAGGTAAAGGTAAAAAGGGCGAGGTAAAGAATGTTGCGACAGGTTATGCGCAAAACTTCTTGATTAAGAATCGTCAAGCAATTGAAGCAACAAAAGCTAATATTGCTAAACTCCAAGCTGAACAAAATCGTGAAGCAAAAGATTATGAAGCTGAAAAAGCTGAAGCTAAGGTTTTAAAAGGCAAGATTGAAGATGACAAGACCGTTGTTGAAGTTCTTGCTAAATCTGGTGCTGATGGTAAATTATTTGGCTCTGTCACAACTAAAAAAATTGCTGATGAATTAAATAAGCAATATCAAATCAAAGTTGATAAACACAAAATGGAACTCAACGACGGTATCAAGTCTCTAGGATATATTAATGTACCTGTTAAGCTATTCGAAGGAATTGAAGCTACCATTCGAGTTCACGTTGCTGAAAAGAAGTAG
- a CDS encoding transglycosylase domain-containing protein, translating into MRKRKTGLREQVVRKRRKWPWILLTFILLIFLSVGLFWMKYGYEIRNTIADGYSYSQGLKASDFHPKNSTVIYDRNGKMLKKLSQSSSNYTPIKQINPKIRKGLVDVEDQRFYIHHGVDMYAIMRSIGAKLLRRRTEGGSTLTQQLVKNVILQDQSQNLTRKLKEMVIAQQLEKKFSKQQILEFYINNVYMGHGSYGFSSAADYYFSQDQKDLSIDKLAVLVGIPNNPVYYDPVSAPKRTLKRRNMILYIFHQRGLISKKTYQTARKRPLGLKINEKKYDNDVSSNYAVNYAVFNATEELMKSSGFTMQYTFNNSKERSDYNTRYQQEFERARGELLDGGYTIRTTIDMTVQNQIENLVNKTYKSYTGRDVHGKLTPQVSSTVIDNKTGNVIAIVGGRTTQGDQVNRAINGYRQPGSTAKPLVAYAPAFERGYLPQSTVIDSAVGNVHNWYSGYTGRTTVRHALENSINTIAYKLALQDTDYSFYNDLAKMEFARLRPSEDKNAIAALGTFSTTTTEMASAYSSFSRGGKFIHPSNLNSIYNNDNKRYIYQNTHMTKKVYTKNASYMMLNTMQSVISDGLGKDAALDNYKYYTAGKTGTSDDTKDSYFVGMTPDFTIANWTGNDVPSSLTGTEQTLSMQTFKNEGQYLVDQMKESNTDFKKPKTITVSGNNLSVNTSNEKPSVQDIIDNDFSKYVTTQKQKNSSRLYNLDYRIIYHLTKKEEFKRENKVQTAINDYNDTPITEESQYNKKLSALQKIRYLNANVKRQSAKIEFNQQILKLQKELNLSQATFQAAKDNKKISKYESEKATIESQREQKRQAMVDKLMPQYNSQLQKVKDAYKNDDSDKADQKQKLIDIMNEIRSYGGTVDDVKINVETSSDNDSN; encoded by the coding sequence ATGCGTAAAAGAAAAACAGGCTTGCGAGAACAAGTAGTAAGAAAAAGACGAAAATGGCCATGGATTTTACTAACGTTTATTTTATTGATTTTCTTAAGTGTTGGTTTATTTTGGATGAAATATGGTTATGAAATAAGAAATACGATTGCCGATGGTTATTCATATAGTCAGGGGTTAAAAGCCTCTGATTTCCATCCAAAGAATTCAACCGTTATATACGATCGTAACGGTAAAATGTTGAAAAAATTATCACAATCTAGTTCTAATTACACACCGATTAAACAGATCAATCCAAAGATTAGGAAGGGATTAGTCGATGTTGAAGATCAACGTTTTTATATTCACCACGGTGTCGATATGTATGCCATTATGCGGTCTATTGGGGCCAAATTATTGCGTAGAAGGACAGAGGGCGGCTCGACATTAACGCAGCAATTAGTTAAGAATGTTATTTTACAAGATCAATCGCAGAATTTAACACGTAAGTTGAAAGAAATGGTTATTGCCCAGCAATTAGAAAAGAAATTTTCCAAACAACAAATTTTGGAATTCTATATCAATAATGTCTACATGGGACATGGTTCTTACGGATTCAGTTCAGCTGCGGATTACTATTTTTCACAAGATCAAAAGGATTTATCAATTGATAAATTAGCGGTACTAGTAGGGATTCCTAATAATCCCGTTTATTATGATCCAGTCTCTGCACCAAAGCGGACCTTGAAAAGGCGTAATATGATTCTTTACATTTTCCACCAACGCGGGCTTATCTCTAAAAAGACCTATCAAACGGCACGTAAACGTCCTTTGGGGTTAAAGATTAATGAGAAGAAATATGATAATGACGTTTCTAGTAATTATGCAGTAAACTATGCTGTCTTTAACGCAACAGAGGAATTAATGAAATCTTCTGGATTTACAATGCAATATACGTTTAACAATAGTAAAGAACGTTCAGACTATAATACGCGGTATCAACAGGAGTTTGAACGGGCTCGTGGTGAATTGTTAGATGGTGGTTATACGATTCGTACGACAATAGATATGACCGTTCAAAATCAGATTGAAAATCTAGTTAACAAGACCTATAAGTCTTATACAGGAAGAGATGTACATGGCAAGTTGACCCCACAAGTATCTAGCACCGTTATAGACAATAAAACGGGTAACGTTATAGCGATAGTTGGTGGGCGTACTACGCAAGGAGACCAAGTTAATCGTGCGATAAATGGTTATCGTCAACCCGGGTCAACTGCTAAACCACTAGTAGCTTATGCGCCTGCTTTTGAACGAGGATATTTGCCGCAGAGTACAGTAATTGATTCAGCCGTTGGCAATGTTCACAATTGGTATAGTGGCTATACGGGACGTACGACTGTGCGTCATGCTCTGGAAAACTCAATCAATACGATTGCTTATAAACTAGCTCTACAAGATACGGATTACAGTTTTTATAACGATTTAGCGAAGATGGAATTTGCTAGATTGCGTCCGAGCGAAGATAAAAATGCCATTGCAGCCTTGGGAACTTTTAGTACGACAACGACAGAAATGGCTTCGGCTTATAGTTCATTCTCTCGTGGAGGAAAGTTCATTCATCCTAGTAACTTAAATAGTATTTATAATAATGATAATAAGCGCTATATTTATCAAAATACTCATATGACTAAAAAGGTCTATACGAAAAACGCTAGTTATATGATGTTGAATACAATGCAGTCAGTTATAAGTGATGGTCTTGGTAAGGATGCCGCATTAGATAATTATAAGTATTATACGGCCGGTAAAACTGGTACGAGTGATGATACAAAGGATTCTTATTTTGTTGGGATGACACCAGACTTTACGATTGCTAACTGGACTGGAAATGATGTTCCTTCTTCATTGACTGGTACGGAACAGACACTGTCAATGCAGACATTTAAGAATGAAGGGCAGTATTTAGTTGATCAGATGAAAGAGAGTAATACTGATTTTAAGAAACCAAAAACTATTACCGTTAGTGGCAATAATTTGTCTGTCAATACAAGTAATGAGAAGCCCAGTGTACAGGATATTATTGATAATGACTTTTCAAAATATGTAACAACTCAAAAACAAAAGAATAGTAGTCGTTTGTATAATCTTGATTATCGAATTATTTATCATTTGACGAAAAAAGAAGAGTTTAAGCGTGAGAATAAGGTTCAGACGGCTATTAATGATTATAATGACACACCAATTACTGAGGAGTCGCAATATAATAAGAAGTTAAGCGCCTTGCAAAAGATCCGTTATCTCAATGCCAATGTTAAACGCCAATCAGCAAAGATTGAATTTAACCAGCAAATTTTAAAATTACAAAAGGAATTGAATTTAAGTCAAGCGACCTTCCAAGCAGCTAAAGATAATAAGAAGATTTCTAAATATGAATCAGAAAAGGCAACTATTGAATCGCAAAGAGAGCAGAAACGTCAGGCAATGGTTGATAAATTGATGCCACAGTACAATTCTCAATTACAAAAAGTAAAGGATGCGTACAAGAATGATGATTCTGATAAAGCCGATCAAAAACAGAAGCTGATTGATATTATGAATGAGATTAGAAGCTATGGTGGAACAGTTGATGACGTTAAAATCAATGTTGAAACTTCCTCTGATAATGATTCAAATTAA
- a CDS encoding NAD(P)H-binding protein translates to MTTYAITGVTGHFGQNALKELAKLVPATDIVALARNTKKAQQIVPDGVEVRSGDYTDVIQLSKSLQGVDRLLFVSSQPGGPIPRLTQHQNVIAAAKEAKVGYIAYTSFPHADLAKAGLASDHKATEKLILESGMKYSFLRNNWYLENEAATLKAAASGKDFVYAAGEGKAGWALEKEYSEAAAKVLAAKETKNIYEFSGKARTYQDLAEAIDGDFKVVSLTDSEFRQGLADSGMDGDTIEVVASIQTLIRQGDLAKTSSDLPDVLGRSLTSISEAIKMVIGK, encoded by the coding sequence ATGACAACATATGCAATTACAGGAGTAACAGGACATTTTGGTCAAAATGCTCTCAAGGAGTTAGCTAAATTAGTACCAGCAACGGATATTGTAGCTTTAGCGCGTAATACTAAAAAGGCACAGCAAATTGTTCCCGATGGAGTAGAAGTACGTTCAGGAGATTATACAGACGTAATTCAATTGAGCAAATCACTTCAAGGAGTCGACCGCTTGCTCTTTGTCTCATCACAACCCGGTGGACCAATTCCAAGATTGACACAACACCAGAATGTAATAGCCGCAGCTAAAGAAGCAAAAGTCGGTTATATCGCTTATACTAGTTTTCCCCATGCCGATTTGGCTAAGGCTGGTTTAGCATCAGATCATAAAGCTACAGAGAAATTGATTTTAGAATCAGGAATGAAGTATTCATTCTTACGTAATAATTGGTATTTAGAAAATGAAGCAGCAACCTTAAAGGCAGCCGCTTCTGGGAAAGATTTTGTTTATGCTGCAGGTGAAGGTAAAGCTGGTTGGGCCTTAGAAAAAGAGTATTCTGAAGCTGCCGCAAAGGTATTGGCCGCTAAGGAAACGAAGAATATTTATGAATTTTCTGGAAAAGCTAGAACTTATCAAGACTTAGCAGAGGCTATCGACGGAGATTTCAAAGTGGTTTCTCTAACTGATAGTGAATTTCGTCAAGGCTTAGCTGATAGTGGTATGGACGGTGACACAATCGAAGTAGTTGCTTCAATTCAAACTTTGATTCGCCAAGGAGATTTGGCTAAAACTAGTTCTGATCTACCAGATGTTTTAGGTCGTTCACTAACATCGATCTCAGAAGCAATTAAAATGGTTATTGGTAAATAA
- a CDS encoding Rrf2 family transcriptional regulator, producing the protein MKFSSKLSDGVHILAYVDICQDGDLSSNAIASSIESNPSLVRRMMSRLKKSGLLSSQPGKVAPKLGRRASEISLLDVYQAIEDNQKLLHIDEKTNPKCIVGGNIQKTLTNVYDQIQADAEKSMSKVTLQSIIDDILVNNKKKQELKSQK; encoded by the coding sequence ATGAAGTTTTCAAGCAAATTGAGTGATGGTGTTCATATCTTAGCTTATGTTGATATTTGTCAAGATGGAGATTTATCAAGCAATGCGATTGCAAGTAGTATCGAATCAAATCCTAGCTTAGTTAGACGTATGATGTCACGATTGAAGAAATCAGGACTATTAAGTAGTCAACCGGGAAAAGTGGCGCCTAAATTAGGTCGTCGCGCCTCAGAGATAAGTCTTTTAGATGTTTATCAAGCAATAGAGGACAATCAAAAGTTGTTGCATATTGACGAGAAGACTAATCCGAAGTGTATCGTTGGTGGCAACATTCAAAAAACTTTAACTAATGTTTATGATCAAATTCAAGCTGATGCTGAAAAAAGTATGTCAAAAGTAACCTTGCAATCTATCATTGATGATATCTTAGTCAATAATAAAAAAAAGCAGGAACTTAAATCACAAAAGTGA
- a CDS encoding adenylosuccinate synthase, which translates to MTTVVVVGTQWGDEGKGKITDYFSGEANIIARYQGGDNAGHTLNIDNHVYKLRSVPSGILYSDKTSVIGNGVVLNLESLQEELGRLHDQGVDTTNLKISNRAQLILPYHIELDKLQEKAKGDSKVGTTNRGIGPAYTDKASRVGIRMADILDKDLFKELLTENLKQKNELFTKIYGVEPMKFDDIFEKYYQFGQDLKDRVIDTSAYLNKELKNGKNVLFEGAQGIMLDIDHGTYPYVTSSNPAGGVTTGAGVGAPLIDKVIGVVKAYTSRVGAGPFPTEQLNETGDFLRDAGHEYGTVTGRPRRVGWIDLVVLKHSCNVSGVTHLSLNCLDVLTGLKEIKVCTGYDLNGKVIDEYPANLNVLAKCKPVYKTFPGWTEDMTQAKSLEELPAEARDYLDFIKDQLGVEYATVSVGPDREQTIEVNDVWKA; encoded by the coding sequence ATGACGACAGTTGTTGTAGTAGGTACCCAATGGGGCGACGAAGGTAAAGGTAAGATTACCGATTATTTCAGTGGTGAAGCTAATATTATTGCACGTTATCAAGGCGGCGATAATGCAGGGCACACTTTGAATATCGACAATCACGTTTATAAATTGAGATCCGTTCCCTCAGGTATTTTGTATTCAGATAAGACTAGTGTTATTGGAAATGGCGTTGTTTTAAACTTAGAATCTCTACAAGAAGAATTAGGTCGTTTGCATGATCAAGGTGTAGATACTACTAATTTAAAGATTTCTAACCGTGCACAACTTATTTTGCCTTATCATATTGAACTAGATAAACTTCAAGAAAAAGCTAAGGGTGATTCCAAGGTAGGAACAACTAACCGTGGAATTGGACCTGCTTATACTGACAAAGCATCCCGTGTCGGAATTAGAATGGCTGATATTCTTGATAAAGATCTATTCAAAGAATTGTTGACAGAGAATCTTAAGCAAAAGAATGAATTGTTTACTAAAATTTATGGTGTCGAACCAATGAAATTTGATGATATTTTTGAAAAGTATTATCAATTTGGTCAAGATTTAAAAGATCGTGTGATTGATACATCTGCATATTTGAATAAAGAATTAAAGAATGGCAAAAATGTTCTATTTGAAGGTGCTCAAGGAATTATGCTCGATATCGACCATGGAACTTATCCTTATGTAACTTCATCTAACCCTGCTGGTGGCGTAACTACTGGTGCTGGTGTTGGTGCTCCTTTGATCGATAAGGTTATTGGGGTTGTTAAAGCTTATACATCCCGTGTCGGTGCTGGTCCATTCCCAACTGAACAATTGAATGAAACTGGTGATTTCTTGCGTGATGCAGGTCACGAATATGGAACAGTCACTGGCCGTCCTAGACGTGTTGGTTGGATTGATCTAGTTGTTCTTAAGCATTCATGCAATGTTTCTGGTGTAACTCATCTATCATTAAATTGTCTGGATGTTTTAACTGGTTTGAAAGAAATTAAAGTATGTACCGGTTATGATTTGAATGGCAAAGTCATTGATGAGTATCCAGCTAATTTAAATGTTTTGGCTAAATGTAAACCAGTCTATAAAACTTTCCCTGGTTGGACTGAGGATATGACTCAAGCTAAGTCCTTAGAAGAATTACCAGCAGAAGCTCGTGATTATCTTGACTTTATCAAGGATCAATTAGGCGTTGAATATGCCACAGTTTCAGTTGGACCCGATAGAGAACAGACAATTGAAGTAAATGATGTTTGGAAAGCATAA